The genomic stretch CTGTCATAGGtaaatacaaataaatgttCGAAACTGTGACGTTAAATTTCGGTTCAAACAAGACATATTTATAAGAAAGATAATGTTCATAATAAGAAGAAACACTTTATCTGCTGGTCTACAACATTTAAATTGGAAATTTAACGTGTTTGTACATCGAGAAgctatacctgccaactttttctgagatatcaGCGTCGAGAAACAACATTCACgattttgcttttgcttttgtgaCGGGTTATTTGAGCtgccagatatttttgatgacctttgttaATTGGCCCGATAAAGACTTGAGACCCGTTGCCGATTCCGACATTCAACGTAATCGGAAAAAATCGGTGCCCAATTGATCGGCATCGGTGTGACCCGAtgccgatatttggacgcgttcccttATTCTAAACAGATTTCATCGTTAAATCAAAGTGAAATAAAGGGAAGTGTAAAGATCGTTttaacttttaagaaaataaatgtgttAGTGTACTGTCTAAGAAATTTGCGTGCAGGAATGGGCTGGAATGTCAGAAATTGTCACTTGGTAACTGATAAACTTCCTCTGGGCAGTGTTGATTTGTTCTGTTTCCTATTCACAACTATTGTATCACTGACCTATTATCGAGAGATCGTTGGATAGTTGCATGCTTCTTATGAGCTACGCTTCTTCAAAGATCATAAagtaattttctgattttcttgTTCTATTCTTCAACATTCCACTTTTTCGTAGGTGCTGGGTTAAATAGCCTATCGGTTATTTGAAaacggtaattttttttttttttcaaaaacatgataAAGAGTTTTAGATGAGTTCAAGGCAGCTAATGGATCAAATGTGCATATATGCGTGCAACCTTCCAGTATGTACTCGAGAATGATGCACTGACTTGTCATGAAATAGATTTTTACCTCACGGGTCAAATTCACACTTGTGGAATGTAGCTTATTATCCCGTTATTCTCTAACAAACTTATGATTGGGTATAATGGGTGAAGTATTATTAGCTGTTATTAGCTGTTATTCCGTTATTCACTAACAAGCTTGCCATTGGATCTAATGGGTTTGTTATCTGATAACATTAGACTAGCTCTTAGCCAAAGATAATCTTGATCCTGATTGGCTCTAATGGCTGATAACAGGCAATAACAGCTAACAGCAATTTGTCCCAATTATATTGAACGAGTCCCAATTAAATTGAACGGGTgttttttatagcttagaaaggcgtttttttgatctagaatatcataaaagacaattGCCTGACCTAtgttgcctgaaaaaaaaaagttggaaaaatggccatttttggaccaaaaccatgggttaacccctttggaaaaatgtcaatttttcgtccttttgaacttcttgtttttatagcttagaaaggcgttatttcgttctagaatatcataaaagacattttcctgacctatattgcctaaaaaaaaaaaagttggaaaaatggccatttttggaccaaaaccatgggttaacccctttggaaaaatgtcaatttttcgactttttgaacttcttgtttttatagcttagaaaggcgtttttacgttctagaatatcataaaacacattttcctcacctatattgcctaaaaaaagaaagttggaaaaatggccatttttgcagccaaaacatgggttaacccctttggaaaaatgtcaatttttcgactttttgaacttcttgtttttatagcttagaaaggcgtttttttgttctagaatatcataaaacacattttgctgacctatattgcctaaaaaaaaaaagttggaaaaatggccctttttggaccaaaaccaagggttaacccctttggaaaaatgtcaatttttcgactttttgaacttcttgtttttatagcttagaaaggcgtttttttgttctagaatatcataaaacacattttcctggcctatattgtctaaaaaaaaaaagttggaaaaatggccatttctggaccaaaaccatgggttaacccctttggaaaaatgtcaatttttcgactttttgaacttcttgtttttatagcttagaaaggcgtttttacgttctagaatatcataaaacacattttcctcacctatattgcctagaaaaagaaagttggaaaaatggccatttttgcagccaaaacatgggttaacccctttggaaaaatgtcaatttttcgtccttttgaacttcttgtttttatagcttagaaaggcgttatttcgttctagaatatcataaaagacattttcctgacctatattgcctaaaaaaaacaaagttggaaaaatggccatttttggaccaaaaccatgggttaacccctttggaaaaatgtcaatttttcgactttttgaacttattgtttttatagcttagaaaggcgtttttacgttctagaatatcataaaacacattttcctcacctatattgcctagaaaaagaaagttggaaaaatggccatttttgcagccaaaacatgggttaacccctttggaaaaatgtcaatttttcgactttttgaacttcttgtttttatagcttagaaaggcgtttttttgttctagaatatcataaaacacattttgctgacctatattgcctaaaaaaaaaaagttggaaaaatggccatttttggaccaaaaccatggtttaacccctttggaaaaatgtcaatttttcgtccttttgaacttcttgtttttatagcttagaaaggcgttttttcgatctagaatatcataaaatacAATTGCCTCACCTAtgttgcctgaaaaaaaaaagttggaaaaatggccatttttggaccaaaaccatgggttaacccctttggaaaatttcaatttttcgactttttgaacttcttgtttttatagcttagaaaggcgtttttttgttctagaatatcataaaagacattttcctgaccaatattgcctaaaaaaaaaaagttggaaaaatggccatttctggaccaaaacaatgggttaactccttcggaaaaatgtcaatttttcgactatttgaacttcttgtttttctagcttagaaaggcgttttttcgttctagaatatcataaaagacaattGCCTGACCTatgttgcctaaaaaaaaaagttggaaaaatggccatttttggaccaaaaccatgggttaacccctttggaaaaatgtcaatttttcgtccttttgaacttcttgtttttatagcttagaaaggcgttttttcgatctagaatatcataaaagacaattGCCTGACCTAtgttgcctgaaaaaaaaagttggaaaaatggccatttttggaccaaaaccatgggttaacccctttggaaaaatgtcaatttttcgtccttttgaacttcttgtgtttatagcttagaaaggcgttatttcgttctagaatattataaaagatattttcctgacctatattgcctaaaaaaaaaaagttggaaaaatggccatttttttagccaaaaccatgggttaacccgtctggaaaaatgttaatttttttgactttttgaacttcttgtttttatagcttagaaaggcgttttttcgttctagaatatcataaaacacattttcctgacctatattgcctaaaaaaaaaaagttggaaaaatggccatttttggaccaaaaccataggttaacccctttggaaaaatgtcaatttttcgtccttttgaacttcttgtttttatagcttagaaaggcgttttttcgatctagaatatcataaaagacattttcctgacttatattgcctaaaaaaaaaagttggaaaaatggccatttttggaccaaaaccatgggttaacccctttggaaaaatgtcaatttttcgactttttgaacttcttgtttttatagcttagaacggcgttatttcgttctagaatatcataaaagacattttcctgacctatattgcctaaaaaaaaaagttggaaaaatggccatttttggaccaaaaccatgggttaacccctctggaaaaatgttaatttatgCCCCTTGCTCGCTTGCCAATAAACCATGTGTTGTACCATGTGCATTGCTAGGGGTGAGCTCGGTTTGCTGGGAGAACTGAACGGACACCATTATTTGCCGTAATTTGGCCACTCAGTTAAGTGGCCGTTTATTGATAATACCTAATCAAATTACATaaaaaccggaaataaaaacctcatcccagcaaaggtgagggcaaaCACGCACCAAATAAGAACATAACGCACCGATGGGACTGATCCGAAACCATGGGCGGGGTAATAGGGTGGGAAAATGTTTGCCCTGCACCGAAGCTGAACTGAAAGAGGCCTGAAATCACATGTTTGGATGTTTAAGTATCTACCATTGTAAGTCCCGGATGTACCCATCCGGGATACTGAAAAACGCCGCGCAGGCTGCATAAAATGATTTATTCCCGTTGGTAATAAATGTCATTTATGCCCCTTGCTCGCTTGCCAATAAACCATGTGTTGTACCATGTGCATTGCTAGGGGTGAGCTCGGTTTGCTGGGAGAACTGAACGGACACCATTATTTGCCATAATTTGGCCACTCAGTTAAGTGGCCGTTTATTGATAATACCAAATCAAATTACACAAAAACCGGAAATAAAAGCCTcatcccagcaaaggtgagggcaaaCACGCCAAAGCCCTGATCGACCCCTGGAGACAGGGCCGCCCCACCCGAAGCCCAAGCATTGCACAGTGCCTgaacaaaaaatactgtaaaacaaCTTAAACTTGCAAGTACACAATCCTAGTGCCCGCTTGTGGGAATGAGAAAGTGGAACCTAGTATCCATCGACATGTTAATACTAATGAAAAATATTGTCATGCTTGTGGAACAGTTGGCCCATGCACAACCGCCCCTCAAGCAGGTAATCCTAGAGTGAAATGACAAACTGTGAACTGAAATAAATTCATTAACCTCGAATAGCTGAAAGGCGGGAGAAGCAGACCCTGAAGGGAAACATTTGGCCCTTGCACAAATGCTCTCAAAACCGGGACTACCTAATAAACCTATCATACAAGGTCAGACTGCTGGCCCCTGCTCAGCCGCCGCACCTAAATTACACCTGCTTATGAATTATACATTCAAGTTATGCTCAaggaaatttgccattttagGAAACAGTTGGCCCCTGCACAAATGCTCCTAAGCCGGCCCTACCTAATCCTTTCAAGTTAAACAAAGACGATACACTGTTGAGCTCTGCAAGAATAATGAACTACATTTGCTTAACCCAGTGACCAAGTGGCCCATGCCCACATGGTTGGATAAAGCAATATAAGAGTGTCTACTATATGTAGTAGACGTAAGATATGTAAATCTAAGATTTGGCTCAGACTATAATACTCTGTATTCACTGTCAATGTTAAGACAAACATAACACAGATACAATTGGCCCCTGCACAACAGATCTGCGTCATGTTTGGGGAAGTTTACTATGTCTATACTAGTATACCACTGTAAGCATGGGCAAACGGCACTAAGTTACGCTTGGAAGGCTGACTGAGACCCCATTGTGGAGGTTCGAATATATCGCAAAAATGCATTAGATTTCCAGCGTCCAAAATCCCTTATCTGTGTATCTGACATACCCTTTGCTGCTGCCCAGGAAGCAGCACCAATCCTAAAGCTATGAGTCTTATAGTGTGAAATATCCAAGTCACAAAATTGCAGGTCTTCCTTTAATGCTGTCACAAAGAAGGATCGAGTTATTGGAGAGGCATCTGGCCAGCAGAAAAGAGGCCCCGGAAATTGTCCCCGAATATTTATATACTCTGACAGGAGATGGACCGGGCAAACTGGTCTCTCTCGGTAAATGAAAATATCTACTGGGCTCGAAGAGTCGCTATGCTTGTAGTTCCTTAACGTTAGCTTTAGTGCTGTGACAGTGCTCTCCCTGGTTTCCATAAAGGCAATTTGACCGAAACTAATGATATTTTGACCAGGTAGATTGCCCCGATAAGTTAGTTCACCAACTCTAAGGGCAGCAAAGAAGGCAAGAGCATACATTGCCTGAGTTAATTTTTTGCTATACAGAGATGATTTTGTGTGTTCGCAGGCCAAAATGATATTTTCGAGTATGGGTAATGAAATGGGCAACCGTGTGTCTCTCGAAGGGTTCATTTTACTGTAACCCCGCAATGCAATTTTGATCATTTCCGACTTAGTGGGATCAGGCACAGAAGCTAAACGATGGGGGAAACTTAGTGCAGAAATGTAACTAGAGACGGTGGAGGCTGCATAGTTTTTCTCAGCTAAAAAGGCAATAAACAGGGCTAA from Porites lutea chromosome 1, jaPorLute2.1, whole genome shotgun sequence encodes the following:
- the LOC140926393 gene encoding uncharacterized protein; its protein translation is MGAGEPGTACAYSFCWCLDRRTGDPKISRKASLRMCSACLQCHYRRGGAATSITASASPVAGTFKCCPATPQLTLSAEVLATLSNSISAAVSEALLTVAQPRQPAATAAATAFPVAHPSTSAAAAAVPEVQFVPDPISISSAEVVNRGSSVVEANPTTPNADQSVLNTVNNAVQQVTSSLLPGAAPQSRQIPHSVAGHGPNTNPAAIIPSTRELGDRLAKLLEVSLGTTSLTVYRRPWQMLQKFIRDRLGLQIQLFPLSAHTLALFIAFLAEKNYAASTVSSYISALSFPHRLASVPDPTKSEMIKIALRGYSKMNPSRDTRLPISLPILENIILACEHTKSSLYSKKLTQAMYALAFFAALRVGELTYRGNLPGQNIISFGQIAFMETRESTVTALKLTLRNYKHSDSSSPVDIFIYRERPVCPVHLLSEYINIRGQFPGPLFCWPDASPITRSFFVTALKEDLQFCDLDISHYKTHSFRIGAASWAAAKGMSDTQIRDFGRWKSNAFLRYIRTSTMGSQSAFQA